One window of the Streptomyces sp. ITFR-21 genome contains the following:
- the groES gene encoding co-chaperone GroES, with protein sequence MTTASTKVAIKPLEDRIVVQPLDAEQTTASGLVIPDTAKEKPQEGVVLAVGPGRFEDGNRLPLDVSVGDVVLYSKYGGTEVKYNGEEYLVLSARDVLAIIEK encoded by the coding sequence GTGACGACCGCCAGCACCAAGGTTGCCATCAAGCCGCTTGAGGACCGCATCGTGGTCCAGCCGCTGGATGCCGAGCAGACCACGGCCTCCGGCCTGGTCATCCCGGACACCGCCAAGGAGAAGCCCCAGGAGGGCGTCGTCCTGGCCGTGGGTCCGGGCCGCTTCGAGGACGGCAACCGCCTGCCGCTCGACGTCTCCGTGGGGGACGTCGTGCTCTACAGCAAGTACGGCGGCACCGAGGTCAAGTACAACGGCGAGGAGTACCTCGTCCTCTCGGCCCGCGACGTCCTCGCGATCATCGAGAAGTAG
- a CDS encoding radical SAM protein: MTSRETIPSSLCLRITRRCNAACAFCQAPPTSREELSVADIGELAAFFGGRGVHTMKLSGGEPTMRRDLPDIIRVVASGGLTQASAR; this comes from the coding sequence ATGACCAGCCGCGAAACGATTCCTAGTTCCCTGTGTCTGCGGATCACTCGCCGCTGTAATGCGGCCTGTGCCTTCTGTCAGGCGCCGCCCACCTCTCGTGAGGAACTTTCCGTTGCCGACATCGGGGAATTAGCTGCCTTTTTCGGTGGCCGGGGCGTTCATACCATGAAACTGTCCGGCGGCGAACCGACCATGCGACGGGATCTGCCCGACATCATCCGGGTGGTAGCGTCCGGCGGGCTGACGCAGGCCAGCGCACGCTGA
- the groL gene encoding chaperonin GroEL (60 kDa chaperone family; promotes refolding of misfolded polypeptides especially under stressful conditions; forms two stacked rings of heptamers to form a barrel-shaped 14mer; ends can be capped by GroES; misfolded proteins enter the barrel where they are refolded when GroES binds) codes for MAKILKFDEDARRALERGVNKLADTVKVTIGPKGRNVVIDKKFGAPTITNDGVTIAREVELDDPYENLGAQLVKEVATKTNDIAGDGTTTATVLAQALVREGLRNVAAGASPASLKKGIDAAVKAVSDELLASARAIEGKEDIAAVAALSAQDKQVGELIAEAMDKVGKDGVITVEESNTFGLDLDFTEGMAFDKGYLSPYFVTDQERMEAVLDDPYILIHQGKISSIQDLLPLLEKVIQAGGSKPLLIIAEDVEGEALSTLVVNKIRGTFNAVAVKAPGFGDRRKAMLGDIATLTGATVIAEEVGLKLDAAGLDLLGTARRVTVTKDDTTIVDGAGDKAEIEGRIGQIKAEIVGTDSDWDREKLQERLAKLAGGVCVIKVGAATEVELKEKKHRLEDAISATRAAVEEGIVSGGGSALVHAVKVLEGGLGKTGDEATGVAVVRRAAVEPLRWIAENAGLEGYVITAKVADLEKGHGFNAATGEYGDLIKAGVIDPVKVTRSALENAASIASLLLTTETLVVEKKEEEPEEGGHGGHSHTH; via the coding sequence ATGGCCAAGATTCTGAAGTTCGACGAGGACGCCCGTCGCGCCCTGGAGCGCGGCGTCAACAAGCTCGCCGACACCGTGAAGGTGACCATCGGCCCCAAGGGCCGCAATGTCGTCATCGACAAGAAGTTCGGCGCGCCGACCATCACCAACGACGGCGTGACCATCGCCCGCGAGGTGGAGCTCGACGACCCGTACGAGAACCTGGGCGCCCAGCTCGTCAAGGAGGTGGCGACCAAGACCAACGACATCGCGGGCGACGGCACCACCACCGCGACCGTGCTGGCCCAGGCGCTGGTCCGCGAGGGCCTGCGCAACGTCGCCGCCGGCGCGTCCCCCGCCTCGCTCAAGAAGGGCATCGACGCGGCCGTCAAGGCCGTCTCGGACGAGCTGCTCGCCTCCGCCCGCGCGATCGAGGGCAAGGAGGACATCGCCGCCGTCGCCGCGCTGTCCGCGCAGGACAAGCAGGTGGGCGAGCTGATCGCCGAGGCGATGGACAAGGTCGGCAAGGACGGCGTGATCACCGTCGAGGAGTCCAACACCTTCGGCCTGGACCTGGACTTCACCGAGGGCATGGCCTTCGACAAGGGCTACCTGTCGCCGTACTTCGTCACCGACCAGGAGCGGATGGAGGCCGTCCTCGACGACCCGTACATCCTCATCCACCAGGGCAAGATCTCCTCGATCCAGGACCTGCTGCCGCTGCTGGAGAAGGTCATCCAGGCCGGCGGCTCCAAGCCGCTGCTGATCATCGCCGAGGACGTCGAGGGCGAGGCCCTGTCCACGCTGGTGGTCAACAAGATCCGCGGCACGTTCAACGCCGTCGCGGTCAAGGCGCCCGGCTTCGGCGACCGCCGCAAGGCCATGCTGGGCGACATCGCCACGCTGACCGGCGCGACCGTCATCGCCGAGGAGGTTGGCCTCAAGCTGGACGCGGCCGGTCTGGACCTGCTGGGCACCGCCCGCCGGGTCACCGTCACCAAGGACGACACCACGATCGTCGACGGCGCCGGCGACAAGGCCGAGATCGAGGGCCGGATCGGCCAGATCAAGGCCGAGATCGTCGGCACCGACTCCGACTGGGACCGCGAGAAGCTCCAGGAGCGCCTCGCCAAGCTGGCCGGCGGCGTCTGCGTGATCAAGGTCGGCGCGGCCACCGAGGTGGAGCTCAAGGAGAAGAAGCACCGCCTGGAGGACGCGATCTCCGCGACCCGCGCGGCCGTCGAGGAGGGCATCGTCTCCGGCGGTGGCTCCGCGCTCGTCCACGCGGTCAAGGTGCTCGAAGGCGGCCTGGGCAAGACCGGCGACGAGGCCACCGGTGTCGCGGTCGTCCGCCGCGCCGCCGTCGAGCCGCTGCGCTGGATCGCTGAGAACGCGGGCCTTGAGGGCTACGTGATCACCGCGAAGGTCGCCGACCTGGAGAAGGGCCACGGCTTCAACGCGGCCACCGGTGAGTACGGCGACCTGATCAAGGCCGGCGTCATCGACCCGGTCAAGGTCACCCGCTCCGCCCTGGAGAACGCCGCCTCCATCGCCTCCCTGCTGCTCACGACCGAGACCCTGGTCGTGGAGAAGAAGGAAGAGGAGCCCGAGGAGGGCGGCCACGGGGGCCACTCGCACACGCACTGA
- the tsaB gene encoding tRNA (adenosine(37)-N6)-threonylcarbamoyltransferase complex dimerization subunit type 1 TsaB, with product MLLLAFDTATPAVTAALHDGERVLAESTVVDARRHGELLVPAVDRVLTAAGAVIGQVTGVVVGVGPGPYTGLRVGLVTAAAFGDALGIPVHGVCTLDGLAWAAGEAGLLGPFTVATDARRKEVYWARYAGPHRRITEPAVNRPGDIAREVAGLPAVGAGAHLYPEVFADRRPDPAHQSAGALAALAAHRLAAGEPFEPALPLYLRRPDAQVPAGYKAVLPQ from the coding sequence GTGCTGCTGCTTGCCTTCGACACCGCCACGCCCGCCGTCACCGCCGCCCTGCACGACGGGGAGCGGGTGCTCGCCGAGTCGACGGTGGTCGACGCGCGGCGGCACGGTGAACTGCTGGTTCCCGCCGTCGACCGCGTGCTGACCGCCGCCGGCGCGGTGATCGGCCAGGTCACCGGCGTGGTCGTCGGCGTCGGCCCCGGCCCGTACACCGGGCTGCGGGTCGGCCTGGTGACCGCCGCCGCCTTCGGCGACGCCCTCGGCATCCCCGTACACGGCGTGTGCACGCTGGACGGCCTGGCGTGGGCGGCCGGCGAGGCCGGGCTGCTGGGCCCGTTCACCGTGGCCACCGACGCCCGCCGCAAGGAGGTGTACTGGGCGCGCTACGCCGGCCCGCACCGCCGGATCACCGAACCCGCGGTGAACCGCCCCGGCGACATCGCCCGCGAGGTCGCCGGGCTGCCCGCGGTCGGCGCCGGGGCGCACCTGTACCCGGAGGTCTTCGCCGACCGCCGCCCCGACCCCGCCCACCAGTCGGCCGGCGCCCTCGCCGCCCTCGCCGCCCACCGGCTGGCCGCCGGCGAGCCCTTCGAACCCGCGCTGCCGCTCTACCTGCGCCGCCCCGACGCCCAGGTGCCCGCCGGCTACAAGGCGGTACTGCCGCAGTGA
- a CDS encoding sigma-70 family RNA polymerase sigma factor, which translates to MRDDDTPAIGALVRRAVDGDQRAVHELLAHVHPLAERYCRTRLSRLPGDARHFVDDLAQEVCLAVLCALPRYRDLGRPFEAFVVSIAAHKVADLQRSAMRGPGSTAVPSDEMPEKPDDSLGPEERALLNSDAAWAKTLLDRLPDHLRELVLLRVAVGLSAEETGQVLGMSPGAVRVAQHRALSRLRAIAEETTSSASGTPRSA; encoded by the coding sequence ATGCGTGACGACGACACACCTGCCATCGGTGCCCTCGTCCGTCGCGCGGTCGACGGCGACCAGCGGGCGGTGCACGAACTTCTGGCGCACGTCCACCCGCTCGCCGAGCGGTACTGCCGCACCCGGCTGTCCCGGCTGCCGGGCGACGCCCGGCACTTCGTGGACGACCTGGCGCAGGAGGTCTGCCTGGCGGTGCTCTGCGCGCTGCCGCGCTACCGGGACCTGGGCCGGCCGTTCGAGGCGTTCGTGGTCTCCATCGCCGCCCACAAGGTCGCCGACCTCCAGCGGTCCGCCATGCGCGGGCCCGGCAGCACCGCAGTGCCGTCCGACGAGATGCCGGAGAAGCCGGACGACTCGCTGGGCCCCGAGGAGCGGGCGCTGCTCAACAGCGACGCGGCCTGGGCCAAGACGCTGCTGGACCGGCTGCCGGACCATCTGCGGGAGCTGGTCCTGCTGCGGGTCGCGGTGGGACTGAGCGCCGAGGAGACCGGACAGGTGCTGGGGATGTCGCCCGGCGCCGTAAGGGTCGCGCAGCACCGGGCGCTCAGCCGGTTGCGGGCCATCGCCGAGGAGACCACGTCCAGCGCGTCCGGCACCCCGCGGAGCGCCTGA
- a CDS encoding SDR family NAD(P)-dependent oxidoreductase, which translates to MTTSLITGATSGLGAAFARRLAADGHRLVLVARDEERLARAAADLLTRYNTAAEVLPADLADDDGIASVEARLRDPDRPVHVLVNNAGFGNGGGFLDVPVAQELRMLKVHCEAVLRLTSAAVPAMRERRRGFVINVASVAAFMSRGTYGASKAWVVSFTEGVAQELAGSGVRFLALCPGFVRTEFHARAGMDASKVPSWAWLNANKVVATALRDLARDRTVSVPDPRYKLAVALTRHLPTSLYAAASTRTGRRYDPKF; encoded by the coding sequence ATGACGACTTCACTCATCACGGGTGCGACCTCCGGCCTCGGCGCGGCCTTCGCCCGCCGGCTCGCCGCCGACGGTCACCGCCTGGTGCTGGTCGCCCGCGACGAGGAACGCCTCGCCCGTGCCGCGGCGGACCTCCTTACCCGCTACAACACCGCCGCCGAGGTACTGCCGGCCGACCTCGCCGACGACGACGGCATCGCGTCCGTCGAGGCCCGCCTGCGCGACCCGGACCGCCCGGTGCACGTCCTGGTCAACAACGCGGGCTTCGGCAACGGCGGCGGCTTCCTCGACGTCCCCGTCGCCCAGGAGCTGCGCATGCTCAAGGTCCACTGCGAGGCGGTGCTCCGCCTCACCTCCGCGGCCGTGCCCGCGATGCGCGAGCGGCGCCGCGGCTTCGTCATCAACGTGGCCTCGGTGGCCGCCTTCATGTCCCGCGGCACCTACGGGGCCAGCAAGGCGTGGGTGGTCTCCTTCACCGAGGGCGTCGCCCAGGAACTCGCCGGCAGCGGCGTCCGCTTCCTCGCCCTGTGTCCGGGCTTCGTCCGTACCGAGTTCCACGCCCGCGCCGGCATGGACGCCTCGAAAGTCCCCTCCTGGGCCTGGCTCAACGCCAACAAGGTCGTCGCCACCGCGCTGCGCGACCTGGCCCGGGACCGCACGGTCAGCGTCCCCGACCCGCGCTACAAACTGGCCGTGGCCCTGACCCGCCACCTCCCGACGTCGCTCTACGCCGCGGCCTCCACCCGTACCGGGCGCCGCTACGACCCCAAGTTCTGA
- the guaB gene encoding IMP dehydrogenase, whose amino-acid sequence MSLNADGVAEKFATLGLTYDDVLLLPGPSEVLPSQVDTSSLISRNVKVNIPLLSAAMDKVTEARMAIAMARQGGVGVLHRNLSIEDQVSHVDLVKRSESGMVTDPITVRPDASLAEADALCARFRISGVPVVDDNGRLLGIVTNRDMAFENDRNRQVREVMTPMPLVTGKVGISGVDAMALLRRHKIEKLPLVDADGKLSGLITVKDFVKAEQYPNAAKDKEGRLLVGAAVGASPEALDRAQALVSAGVDFLVVDTSHGHNSNALNWMAKIKSAVPVDVVGGNVATRDGAQALLDAGVDGVKVGVGPGSICTTRVVAGIGVPQVTAIYEAAQACMDAGVPVIGDGGLQYSGDIGKALAAGASSVMLGSLLAGCEESPGELLFINGKQFKSYRGMGSLGAMQSRGQGRSYSKDRYFQAEVAADDKLVPEGIEGQVPFRGPLSAVLHQLVGGLRQTMGYVGAATVSEMESKGRFVRITAAGLKESHPHDVQMTVEAPNYHG is encoded by the coding sequence ATGTCGTTGAACGCCGACGGAGTAGCCGAGAAGTTCGCCACGCTCGGACTGACCTACGACGATGTGCTCCTCCTCCCGGGCCCCTCCGAGGTGCTGCCCAGCCAGGTTGACACCTCGTCCCTGATCTCCCGCAACGTCAAGGTGAACATCCCGCTGCTGTCGGCGGCGATGGACAAGGTCACCGAGGCGCGGATGGCCATCGCGATGGCCCGGCAGGGCGGTGTCGGCGTGCTGCACCGCAACCTGTCCATCGAGGACCAGGTGAGCCACGTCGACCTGGTCAAGCGCTCGGAGTCGGGCATGGTCACCGACCCGATCACGGTCCGCCCGGACGCCTCGCTCGCCGAGGCGGACGCGCTGTGCGCCCGGTTCCGGATCAGCGGTGTGCCGGTCGTCGACGACAACGGGCGGCTGCTCGGCATCGTCACCAACCGTGACATGGCCTTCGAGAACGACCGCAACCGGCAGGTGCGCGAGGTCATGACCCCGATGCCGCTGGTCACCGGCAAGGTCGGCATCTCCGGGGTGGACGCGATGGCGCTGCTGCGCCGCCACAAGATCGAGAAGCTGCCGCTGGTGGACGCCGACGGCAAGCTGAGCGGCCTGATCACCGTCAAGGACTTCGTGAAGGCCGAGCAGTACCCGAACGCGGCCAAGGACAAGGAGGGCCGGCTGCTGGTGGGCGCGGCCGTCGGCGCCAGCCCCGAGGCGCTGGACCGGGCCCAGGCGCTGGTCTCCGCGGGGGTGGACTTCCTGGTGGTGGACACCTCGCACGGCCACAACAGCAACGCGCTGAACTGGATGGCCAAGATCAAGTCCGCCGTGCCGGTGGACGTCGTCGGCGGCAACGTCGCCACCCGCGACGGCGCCCAGGCGCTGCTGGACGCGGGCGTGGACGGGGTGAAGGTCGGGGTCGGCCCCGGCTCCATCTGCACCACCCGGGTGGTGGCCGGTATCGGCGTCCCGCAGGTCACCGCGATCTACGAGGCCGCGCAGGCGTGTATGGACGCGGGTGTGCCGGTGATCGGCGACGGCGGCCTGCAGTACAGCGGCGACATCGGCAAGGCGCTGGCCGCCGGGGCGAGCAGTGTGATGCTCGGCAGTCTGCTGGCCGGCTGCGAGGAGTCGCCGGGAGAGCTGCTGTTCATCAACGGCAAGCAGTTCAAGTCCTACCGCGGCATGGGGTCGCTCGGCGCGATGCAGTCCCGCGGCCAGGGCCGCTCGTACTCCAAGGACCGCTACTTCCAGGCGGAGGTCGCCGCCGACGACAAGCTCGTCCCCGAGGGCATCGAGGGCCAGGTCCCCTTCCGCGGCCCGCTGTCCGCCGTCCTCCACCAGCTCGTCGGCGGTCTCCGCCAGACCATGGGTTACGTCGGCGCGGCGACCGTCTCCGAGATGGAGTCCAAGGGCCGCTTCGTCCGCATCACCGCGGCGGGCCTCAAGGAGTCCCACCCCCACGACGTCCAGATGACCGTCGAGGCCCCCAACTACCACGGCTGA
- a CDS encoding GNAT family N-acetyltransferase gives MDTDAVRALFDAQMRRDAPPAEAGTRVERFGPVIRQTGAGAHDWTGVLWSELDEHTADAAIAAQTRWLAGPEGAGREFEWKLYAHDRPADLGRRLLAAGFVPEPAETLMVAEVAKLPQDTAPPEGVRLEPVTDAAGAALMAEVHAKAFGTDGTRPHASLLDQLAHSTGNVAMTLALAGGEPVCSARIEFHPGTDFASLWGGGTVPAWRGRGVYRSLVAHRARLAAARGFRYLQVDASDESRPILSRLGFEPLGVTTPYLKQG, from the coding sequence ATGGACACCGACGCCGTACGCGCCCTGTTCGACGCCCAGATGCGGCGCGACGCCCCGCCCGCCGAGGCCGGGACGCGGGTGGAGCGGTTCGGCCCGGTGATACGGCAGACCGGGGCCGGCGCGCACGACTGGACGGGGGTGCTGTGGTCCGAGCTGGACGAGCACACCGCGGACGCCGCGATCGCCGCGCAGACGCGGTGGCTGGCCGGGCCGGAGGGGGCCGGACGCGAGTTCGAGTGGAAGCTGTACGCGCACGACCGCCCCGCCGACCTCGGGCGGCGCCTGCTGGCCGCCGGGTTCGTACCGGAGCCGGCGGAGACGCTGATGGTGGCCGAGGTCGCCAAGCTGCCCCAGGACACGGCGCCGCCCGAGGGCGTACGCCTGGAGCCGGTCACCGACGCGGCGGGGGCCGCCCTCATGGCGGAGGTGCACGCGAAGGCGTTCGGCACCGACGGGACCCGGCCGCACGCGAGCCTGCTGGACCAGCTCGCGCACAGCACCGGCAACGTCGCCATGACGCTCGCGCTGGCGGGCGGCGAACCGGTCTGCTCGGCCCGGATCGAGTTCCACCCGGGTACCGACTTCGCCAGCCTGTGGGGCGGCGGCACCGTACCGGCGTGGCGCGGGCGCGGCGTCTACCGTTCGCTGGTCGCCCACCGGGCCCGGCTCGCCGCGGCCAGGGGCTTCCGCTACCTGCAGGTGGACGCCTCCGACGAGAGCCGCCCGATCCTGAGCCGCCTCGGCTTCGAGCCGCTCGGGGTCACCACGCCGTACCTCAAGCAGGGCTGA
- a CDS encoding response regulator transcription factor, with product MTSVLVCDDSPLAREALRRAVATVPGVERVTTAANGEEVLRRWGADRSDLILMDVRMPGLGGVETVRRLLSADPGARIIMLTVAEDLDGVALAVAAGARGYLHKDASRAELRATVTQALADPTWRLAPRRLRSAEMGAAPTLTAREIQVLEGMSHGRSNAEIGRELFLSEDTVKTHARRLFKKLGASDRAHAVALGFRWGLVR from the coding sequence ATGACTTCCGTCCTCGTCTGCGACGACTCCCCGCTCGCCCGAGAGGCCCTGCGCCGTGCGGTGGCCACCGTGCCCGGCGTCGAGCGCGTAACCACCGCGGCCAACGGCGAGGAGGTCCTCCGCCGCTGGGGTGCCGACCGCTCGGACCTGATCCTGATGGACGTCCGGATGCCCGGCCTCGGCGGGGTGGAGACGGTACGGCGGCTGCTGTCCGCCGACCCCGGCGCCCGGATCATCATGCTCACCGTGGCCGAGGACCTGGACGGGGTGGCCCTGGCCGTCGCCGCCGGCGCCCGCGGCTACCTGCACAAGGACGCCTCGCGCGCCGAACTGCGGGCCACCGTGACGCAGGCGCTGGCCGACCCCACCTGGCGGCTGGCCCCGCGCCGGCTGCGGTCCGCCGAGATGGGCGCCGCGCCCACCCTCACCGCCCGCGAGATCCAGGTGCTGGAGGGCATGAGCCACGGCCGCTCCAACGCCGAGATCGGCCGCGAACTCTTCCTCTCCGAGGACACGGTGAAGACCCACGCGCGGCGGCTGTTCAAGAAACTCGGCGCGTCCGACCGGGCCCACGCGGTGGCGCTCGGCTTCCGCTGGGGCCTGGTGCGTTAG